The Puntigrus tetrazona isolate hp1 chromosome 16, ASM1883169v1, whole genome shotgun sequence genome includes a region encoding these proteins:
- the tmem67 gene encoding meckelin isoform X3, whose amino-acid sequence MATETLRAFACSFSIIFLLKLNAFFCQQFSISFQQPSDCGVDSYFDISSLSCVKCGSNQVSSKSGLACKCKTGFRVLVSNGASITCQQCPDANQGVTQDGYGCIRCPGSIGENGKCQCPKGSVLVERDVSGNPLNESRCEACNVTEPAFSAPDTAGNRCVRCDDSFINSSQSCVCGTLNVQAGGMCFPSGNGLPTSVLPNVIFSQLGNSVPSAWFSNFMYSSAAACLLFSNRTGCQSLGNMCVMNMHSFSTINNDACGLYNTVYRATAALGSSQDVSYWRANLPWLYYGDQLGLASRILQNEPLPVGFSFKGAQKNTNIELRAAVYSVRGEFLRWESVGGGNLQLCPDTLIRQQSAFTFGTAYKQSCVLSVSELLNKYPEPVFYDVFLVIQKPQEDKRLLAVPLLNINQQFNGQFTNEGSNMNNWLLTRRLMLVDTLSGRQNSLTSSPGVIRVATNIKIRFQLVPNTQKGQVYPPLMTVTYSDIPVTDPTTQTVTVSFFIEYTMDQEEARVKTDIALGVLGGMAVVHSLLKTASWKRRIASPLIDLQTIMKFLVFYAGDLANVFFIITVGTGLYWLIFFKTVEAQLFVSVLLPLPAQEERFVVYVGCAFALKTVQFLHKLFVQLSVDIFFIDWERPRGKASKHVEGSGEAKSQASPVSIWRTYFVANEWNEIQTIRKINPTFQVIAVLFFLEVVGFSNLALRDPSSNLRRSAEAYTPPYSLILRYGVASAMWLCIGLIQIIFFTVFHERFIEDKIRQFVDLCSISNVSVLLLSHRCFGYYIHGRSVHGHADTNMDEMNTNLKREAENLCGQRGLLPNSDTQTFQISITNRLRAQYDRIIEPISRRRGPSRLVDASANPCELSTKAYHTMNRFLGSVIDHAHREMDYIVKDKLLFERLIGMEFIEPLDKSIFYNDDSHSFSDVLFYGNEAVLLIFDTLFFCVVDLGSQNFILAAVLTYLQQLVFRLIRNGMGRRNLASKTLVDKRFLI is encoded by the exons ATGGCGACGGAGACGCTGAGAGCGTTTGCGTGCAGTTTCTCCATCATATTCCTGTTAAAACTAAACGCTTTTTTCTGCCAGCAGTTCTCTATATCTTTTCAGCAGCCTTCGGATTGTGGTGTGGACAGTTATTTTGATATTTCGAGCTTGTCTTGTGTGAAATGCGGGTCGAATCAAGTTAGCAGCAAATCAG GGCTAGCATGTAAGTGTAAGACTGGTTTTAGGGTGCTGGTCAGCAATGGGGCGTCCATCACGTGCCAGCAGTGTCCTGATGCGAATCAg GGGGTCACCCAAGATGGGTACGGGTGCATCCGTTGTCCTGGAAGTATAGGAGAGAATGGCAAGTGTCAGTGTCCTAAGGGAAGTGTGTTGG TGGAGAGAGACGTGAGTGGGAATCCATTAAATGAATCCCGATGTGAGGCATGTAATGTAACAGAGCCCGCATTTTCTGCCCCAGATACAGCAGGCAACAG GTGTGTAAGATGTGATGACTCCTTCATCAACTCATCTCAGTCTTGTGTTTGCGGTACTTTAAACGTACAG GCAGGTGGGATGTGCTTTCCTTCGGGGAATGGTCTGCCTACCTCAGTTCTCCCAAATGTCATCTTTAGCCAACTG GGCAACTCTGTCCCATCAGCATGGTTTTCAAACTTCATGTATTCTTCAGCAGCTGCGTGTTTG CTGTTCTCCAACCGGACAGGATGCCAGTCTCTGGGCAATATGTGTGTAATGAACATGCACTCCTTTAGCACCATCAACAACGATGCCTGTGGCCTCTACAACACAGTCTACAGAGCAACAGCTGCTCTGGGCAGCAGCCAGGATGTCTCCTACTG GAGGGCAAACCTGCCTTGGCTCTACTATGGAGACCAGCTTGGATTGGCATCACGGATTCTACAGAATGAGCCGCTTCCAGTTGGATTCAGCTTTAAAGGGGCACAAAAG AACACTAACATTGAGCTGCGCGCTGCTGTTTACTCAGTGCGTGGGGAGTTTCTGAGATGGGAGAGTGTTGGTGGAGGAAACCTTCAG CTCTGTCCAGATACCCTTATCAGACAACAGTCTGCTTTCACATTTGGGACAGCCTACAAGCAGAGT TGTGTTCTCTCAGTGTCAGAGCTTCTGAATAAATATCCAGAGCCTGTTTTCTATGACGTGTTCCTGGTCATTCAGAAGCCACAGGAAGACAAGCGTCTTCTTGCAGTGCCTCTCCTAAATATCAACCAGCAGTTTAATGGCCAGTTCACTAATGAGG GATCCAACATGAATAACTGGTTACTGACCCGGAGGCTTATGCTTGTGGACACGTTGAGTGGAAGGCAAAACTCTTTAACTTCTTCACCTGGGGTCATACGTGTGGCCACTAACATTAAGATAAG GTTTCAACTAGTGCCGAATACACAGAAAGGACAGGTGTACCCCCCTCTGATGACTGTGACTTACTCAGATATACCTGTCACTGACCCCACCACACAGACTGTTACA GTGTCATTCTTTATTGAGTATACGATGGACCAAGAAGAAGCTAGGGTCAAAACTGAT ATTGCTCTTGGTGTGCTGGGTGGCATGGCTGTTGTGCACTCTTTATTGAAGACGGCAAGCTGGAAAAGAAGAATCGCATCTCCTCTCATTGACCTGCAG ACCATTATGAAGTTTCTGGTGTTTTATGCTGGTGACCTGGCAAATGTTTTCTTCATCATCACAGTTGGGACTGGCCTCTACTGGCTCATATTCTTTAAG ACAGTGGAG GCCCAGCTATTTGTTTCTGTGTTGCTGCCATTACCGGCTCAGGAGGAACGCTTTGTTGTTTATGTCGGCTGTGCCTTCGCTTTGAAG ACTGTACAATTTCTTCATAAGCTCTTTGTTCAGCTGTCTGTAGATATCTTCTTCATAGATTGGGAAAGACCTCGTGGTAAAGCCAGTAAACATGTGGAGG GGTCTGGTGAAGCAAAAAGTCAAGCATCTCCTGTCAGTATCTGGAGAACATATTTTGTGGCCAATGAGTGGAATGAGATTCAGACCATTCGCAAGATCAACCCCACATTTCAGGTCATTGCTGTGCTTTTCTTCCTGGAG GTGGTTGGTTTCTCAAATTTGGCTTTAAGAGACCCCTCATCCAACCTGCGTCGGTCTGCAGAGGCATACACACCGCCTTACAGCCTCATACTCCGTTATGGTGTGGCTTCTGCAATGTGGCTCTGCATTGGCTTAATACAG ATTATATTTTTCACAGTATTCCATGAACGCTTTATTGAAGACAAGATTCGCCAGTTTGTGGATCTGTGCTCCATCAGCAAT GTCTCAGTGCTGCTGCTGTCTCATCGATGTTTTGGCTACTACATTCATGGACGTTCTGTTCATGGTCATGCTGACACTAACATGGATGAGATGAATACAAACCTGAAGAGGGAGGCG GAGAATCTGTGTGGCCAAAGGGGACTTTTGCCGAACTCAGACACACAGACGTTTCAGATTTCAATAACCAACCGCCTGCGAGCACAATATGACCGGATAATTGAGCCAATCAGCAGG AGACGTGGCCCCTCAAGGTTGGTGGATGCTTCAGCCAATCCATGTGAGCTGAGCACAAAAGCTTACCATACGATGAACCGATTCCTAGGCTCTGTCATTGATCAT GCACATCGTGAGATGGATTACATAGTGAAAGATAAGCTGCTATTTGAGAGACTTATCGGTATGGAGTTTATAGAGCCactggataaaagcatcttctataatg ACGATTCTCATTCATTCTCTGACGTCCTCTTTTATGGTAACGAGGCTGTGCTGTTGATCTTCGACACCCTCTTTTTCTGTGTTGTGGATCTGGGCAGTCAGAACTTTATTCTCGCGGCTGTGTTAACATACCTCCAGCAGCTG GTCTTCAGATTGATACGAAATGGAATGGGCCGCAGGAACCTAGCTAGCAAAACTCTGGTTGACAAACGGTTTCTCATCTAG
- the tmem67 gene encoding meckelin isoform X6, which translates to MATETLRAFACSFSIIFLLKLNAFFCQQFSISFQQPSDCGVDSYFDISSLSCVKCGSNQVSSKSGLACKCKTGFRVLVSNGASITCQQCPDANQGVTQDGYGCIRCPGSIGENGKCQCPKGSVLVERDVSGNPLNESRCEACNVTEPAFSAPDTAGNRCVRCDDSFINSSQSCVCGTLNVQAGGMCFPSGNGLPTSVLPNVIFSQLGNSVPSAWFSNFMYSSAAACLLFSNRTGCQSLGNMCVMNMHSFSTINNDACGLYNTVYRATAALGSSQDVSYWRANLPWLYYGDQLGLASRILQNEPLPVGFSFKGAQKNTNIELRAAVYSVRGEFLRWESVGGGNLQLCPDTLIRQQSAFTFGTAYKQSCVLSVSELLNKYPEPVFYDVFLVIQKPQEDKRLLAVPLLNINQQFNGQFTNEGSNMNNWLLTRRLMLVDTLSGRQNSLTSSPGVIRVATNIKIRFQLVPNTQKGQVYPPLMTVTYSDIPVTDPTTQTVTVSFFIEYTMDQEEARVKTDIALGVLGGMAVVHSLLKTASWKRRIASPLIDLQTIMKFLVFYAGDLANVFFIITVGTGLYWLIFFKTVEAQLFVSVLLPLPAQEERFVVYVGCAFALKTVQFLHKLFVQLSVDIFFIDWERPRGKASKHVEGSGEAKSQASPVSIWRTYFVANEWNEIQTIRKINPTFQVIAVLFFLEVVGFSNLALRDPSSNLRRSAEAYTPPYSLILRYGVASAMWLCIGLIQIIFFTVFHERFIEDKIRQFVDLCSISNVSVLLLSHRCFGYYIHGRSVHGHADTNMDEMNTNLKREARRGPSRLVDASANPCELSTKAYHTMNRFLGSVIDHAHREMDYIVKDKLLFERLIGMEFIEPLDKSIFYNDDSHSFSDVLFYGNEAVLLIFDTLFFCVVDLGSQNFILAAVLTYLQQLVFRLIRNGMGRRNLASKTLVDKRFLI; encoded by the exons ATGGCGACGGAGACGCTGAGAGCGTTTGCGTGCAGTTTCTCCATCATATTCCTGTTAAAACTAAACGCTTTTTTCTGCCAGCAGTTCTCTATATCTTTTCAGCAGCCTTCGGATTGTGGTGTGGACAGTTATTTTGATATTTCGAGCTTGTCTTGTGTGAAATGCGGGTCGAATCAAGTTAGCAGCAAATCAG GGCTAGCATGTAAGTGTAAGACTGGTTTTAGGGTGCTGGTCAGCAATGGGGCGTCCATCACGTGCCAGCAGTGTCCTGATGCGAATCAg GGGGTCACCCAAGATGGGTACGGGTGCATCCGTTGTCCTGGAAGTATAGGAGAGAATGGCAAGTGTCAGTGTCCTAAGGGAAGTGTGTTGG TGGAGAGAGACGTGAGTGGGAATCCATTAAATGAATCCCGATGTGAGGCATGTAATGTAACAGAGCCCGCATTTTCTGCCCCAGATACAGCAGGCAACAG GTGTGTAAGATGTGATGACTCCTTCATCAACTCATCTCAGTCTTGTGTTTGCGGTACTTTAAACGTACAG GCAGGTGGGATGTGCTTTCCTTCGGGGAATGGTCTGCCTACCTCAGTTCTCCCAAATGTCATCTTTAGCCAACTG GGCAACTCTGTCCCATCAGCATGGTTTTCAAACTTCATGTATTCTTCAGCAGCTGCGTGTTTG CTGTTCTCCAACCGGACAGGATGCCAGTCTCTGGGCAATATGTGTGTAATGAACATGCACTCCTTTAGCACCATCAACAACGATGCCTGTGGCCTCTACAACACAGTCTACAGAGCAACAGCTGCTCTGGGCAGCAGCCAGGATGTCTCCTACTG GAGGGCAAACCTGCCTTGGCTCTACTATGGAGACCAGCTTGGATTGGCATCACGGATTCTACAGAATGAGCCGCTTCCAGTTGGATTCAGCTTTAAAGGGGCACAAAAG AACACTAACATTGAGCTGCGCGCTGCTGTTTACTCAGTGCGTGGGGAGTTTCTGAGATGGGAGAGTGTTGGTGGAGGAAACCTTCAG CTCTGTCCAGATACCCTTATCAGACAACAGTCTGCTTTCACATTTGGGACAGCCTACAAGCAGAGT TGTGTTCTCTCAGTGTCAGAGCTTCTGAATAAATATCCAGAGCCTGTTTTCTATGACGTGTTCCTGGTCATTCAGAAGCCACAGGAAGACAAGCGTCTTCTTGCAGTGCCTCTCCTAAATATCAACCAGCAGTTTAATGGCCAGTTCACTAATGAGG GATCCAACATGAATAACTGGTTACTGACCCGGAGGCTTATGCTTGTGGACACGTTGAGTGGAAGGCAAAACTCTTTAACTTCTTCACCTGGGGTCATACGTGTGGCCACTAACATTAAGATAAG GTTTCAACTAGTGCCGAATACACAGAAAGGACAGGTGTACCCCCCTCTGATGACTGTGACTTACTCAGATATACCTGTCACTGACCCCACCACACAGACTGTTACA GTGTCATTCTTTATTGAGTATACGATGGACCAAGAAGAAGCTAGGGTCAAAACTGAT ATTGCTCTTGGTGTGCTGGGTGGCATGGCTGTTGTGCACTCTTTATTGAAGACGGCAAGCTGGAAAAGAAGAATCGCATCTCCTCTCATTGACCTGCAG ACCATTATGAAGTTTCTGGTGTTTTATGCTGGTGACCTGGCAAATGTTTTCTTCATCATCACAGTTGGGACTGGCCTCTACTGGCTCATATTCTTTAAG ACAGTGGAG GCCCAGCTATTTGTTTCTGTGTTGCTGCCATTACCGGCTCAGGAGGAACGCTTTGTTGTTTATGTCGGCTGTGCCTTCGCTTTGAAG ACTGTACAATTTCTTCATAAGCTCTTTGTTCAGCTGTCTGTAGATATCTTCTTCATAGATTGGGAAAGACCTCGTGGTAAAGCCAGTAAACATGTGGAGG GGTCTGGTGAAGCAAAAAGTCAAGCATCTCCTGTCAGTATCTGGAGAACATATTTTGTGGCCAATGAGTGGAATGAGATTCAGACCATTCGCAAGATCAACCCCACATTTCAGGTCATTGCTGTGCTTTTCTTCCTGGAG GTGGTTGGTTTCTCAAATTTGGCTTTAAGAGACCCCTCATCCAACCTGCGTCGGTCTGCAGAGGCATACACACCGCCTTACAGCCTCATACTCCGTTATGGTGTGGCTTCTGCAATGTGGCTCTGCATTGGCTTAATACAG ATTATATTTTTCACAGTATTCCATGAACGCTTTATTGAAGACAAGATTCGCCAGTTTGTGGATCTGTGCTCCATCAGCAAT GTCTCAGTGCTGCTGCTGTCTCATCGATGTTTTGGCTACTACATTCATGGACGTTCTGTTCATGGTCATGCTGACACTAACATGGATGAGATGAATACAAACCTGAAGAGGGAGGCG AGACGTGGCCCCTCAAGGTTGGTGGATGCTTCAGCCAATCCATGTGAGCTGAGCACAAAAGCTTACCATACGATGAACCGATTCCTAGGCTCTGTCATTGATCAT GCACATCGTGAGATGGATTACATAGTGAAAGATAAGCTGCTATTTGAGAGACTTATCGGTATGGAGTTTATAGAGCCactggataaaagcatcttctataatg ACGATTCTCATTCATTCTCTGACGTCCTCTTTTATGGTAACGAGGCTGTGCTGTTGATCTTCGACACCCTCTTTTTCTGTGTTGTGGATCTGGGCAGTCAGAACTTTATTCTCGCGGCTGTGTTAACATACCTCCAGCAGCTG GTCTTCAGATTGATACGAAATGGAATGGGCCGCAGGAACCTAGCTAGCAAAACTCTGGTTGACAAACGGTTTCTCATCTAG
- the tmem67 gene encoding meckelin isoform X1, with amino-acid sequence MATETLRAFACSFSIIFLLKLNAFFCQQFSISFQQPSDCGVDSYFDISSLSCVKCGSNQVSSKSGLACKCKTGFRVLVSNGASITCQQCPDANQGVTQDGYGCIRCPGSIGENGKCQCPKGSVLVERDVSGNPLNESRCEACNVTEPAFSAPDTAGNRCVRCDDSFINSSQSCVCGTLNVQAGGMCFPSGNGLPTSVLPNVIFSQLGNSVPSAWFSNFMYSSAAACLLFSNRTGCQSLGNMCVMNMHSFSTINNDACGLYNTVYRATAALGSSQDVSYWRANLPWLYYGDQLGLASRILQNEPLPVGFSFKGAQKNTNIELRAAVYSVRGEFLRWESVGGGNLQLCPDTLIRQQSAFTFGTAYKQSCVLSVSELLNKYPEPVFYDVFLVIQKPQEDKRLLAVPLLNINQQFNGQFTNEGSNMNNWLLTRRLMLVDTLSGRQNSLTSSPGVIRVATNIKIRFQLVPNTQKGQVYPPLMTVTYSDIPVTDPTTQTVTVSFFIEYTMDQEEARVKTDIALGVLGGMAVVHSLLKTASWKRRIASPLIDLQTIMKFLVFYAGDLANVFFIITVGTGLYWLIFFKTVEAQLFVSVLLPLPAQEERFVVYVGCAFALKTVQFLHKLFVQLSVDIFFIDWERPRGKASKHVEGSGEAKSQASPVSIWRTYFVANEWNEIQTIRKINPTFQVIAVLFFLEVVGFSNLALRDPSSNLRRSAEAYTPPYSLILRYGVASAMWLCIGLIQIIFFTVFHERFIEDKIRQFVDLCSISNVSVLLLSHRCFGYYIHGRSVHGHADTNMDEMNTNLKREAENLCGQRGLLPNSDTQTFQISITNRLRAQYDRIIEPISRTFFPKRRGPSRLVDASANPCELSTKAYHTMNRFLGSVIDHAHREMDYIVKDKLLFERLIGMEFIEPLDKSIFYNDDSHSFSDVLFYGNEAVLLIFDTLFFCVVDLGSQNFILAAVLTYLQQLVFRLIRNGMGRRNLASKTLVDKRFLI; translated from the exons ATGGCGACGGAGACGCTGAGAGCGTTTGCGTGCAGTTTCTCCATCATATTCCTGTTAAAACTAAACGCTTTTTTCTGCCAGCAGTTCTCTATATCTTTTCAGCAGCCTTCGGATTGTGGTGTGGACAGTTATTTTGATATTTCGAGCTTGTCTTGTGTGAAATGCGGGTCGAATCAAGTTAGCAGCAAATCAG GGCTAGCATGTAAGTGTAAGACTGGTTTTAGGGTGCTGGTCAGCAATGGGGCGTCCATCACGTGCCAGCAGTGTCCTGATGCGAATCAg GGGGTCACCCAAGATGGGTACGGGTGCATCCGTTGTCCTGGAAGTATAGGAGAGAATGGCAAGTGTCAGTGTCCTAAGGGAAGTGTGTTGG TGGAGAGAGACGTGAGTGGGAATCCATTAAATGAATCCCGATGTGAGGCATGTAATGTAACAGAGCCCGCATTTTCTGCCCCAGATACAGCAGGCAACAG GTGTGTAAGATGTGATGACTCCTTCATCAACTCATCTCAGTCTTGTGTTTGCGGTACTTTAAACGTACAG GCAGGTGGGATGTGCTTTCCTTCGGGGAATGGTCTGCCTACCTCAGTTCTCCCAAATGTCATCTTTAGCCAACTG GGCAACTCTGTCCCATCAGCATGGTTTTCAAACTTCATGTATTCTTCAGCAGCTGCGTGTTTG CTGTTCTCCAACCGGACAGGATGCCAGTCTCTGGGCAATATGTGTGTAATGAACATGCACTCCTTTAGCACCATCAACAACGATGCCTGTGGCCTCTACAACACAGTCTACAGAGCAACAGCTGCTCTGGGCAGCAGCCAGGATGTCTCCTACTG GAGGGCAAACCTGCCTTGGCTCTACTATGGAGACCAGCTTGGATTGGCATCACGGATTCTACAGAATGAGCCGCTTCCAGTTGGATTCAGCTTTAAAGGGGCACAAAAG AACACTAACATTGAGCTGCGCGCTGCTGTTTACTCAGTGCGTGGGGAGTTTCTGAGATGGGAGAGTGTTGGTGGAGGAAACCTTCAG CTCTGTCCAGATACCCTTATCAGACAACAGTCTGCTTTCACATTTGGGACAGCCTACAAGCAGAGT TGTGTTCTCTCAGTGTCAGAGCTTCTGAATAAATATCCAGAGCCTGTTTTCTATGACGTGTTCCTGGTCATTCAGAAGCCACAGGAAGACAAGCGTCTTCTTGCAGTGCCTCTCCTAAATATCAACCAGCAGTTTAATGGCCAGTTCACTAATGAGG GATCCAACATGAATAACTGGTTACTGACCCGGAGGCTTATGCTTGTGGACACGTTGAGTGGAAGGCAAAACTCTTTAACTTCTTCACCTGGGGTCATACGTGTGGCCACTAACATTAAGATAAG GTTTCAACTAGTGCCGAATACACAGAAAGGACAGGTGTACCCCCCTCTGATGACTGTGACTTACTCAGATATACCTGTCACTGACCCCACCACACAGACTGTTACA GTGTCATTCTTTATTGAGTATACGATGGACCAAGAAGAAGCTAGGGTCAAAACTGAT ATTGCTCTTGGTGTGCTGGGTGGCATGGCTGTTGTGCACTCTTTATTGAAGACGGCAAGCTGGAAAAGAAGAATCGCATCTCCTCTCATTGACCTGCAG ACCATTATGAAGTTTCTGGTGTTTTATGCTGGTGACCTGGCAAATGTTTTCTTCATCATCACAGTTGGGACTGGCCTCTACTGGCTCATATTCTTTAAG ACAGTGGAG GCCCAGCTATTTGTTTCTGTGTTGCTGCCATTACCGGCTCAGGAGGAACGCTTTGTTGTTTATGTCGGCTGTGCCTTCGCTTTGAAG ACTGTACAATTTCTTCATAAGCTCTTTGTTCAGCTGTCTGTAGATATCTTCTTCATAGATTGGGAAAGACCTCGTGGTAAAGCCAGTAAACATGTGGAGG GGTCTGGTGAAGCAAAAAGTCAAGCATCTCCTGTCAGTATCTGGAGAACATATTTTGTGGCCAATGAGTGGAATGAGATTCAGACCATTCGCAAGATCAACCCCACATTTCAGGTCATTGCTGTGCTTTTCTTCCTGGAG GTGGTTGGTTTCTCAAATTTGGCTTTAAGAGACCCCTCATCCAACCTGCGTCGGTCTGCAGAGGCATACACACCGCCTTACAGCCTCATACTCCGTTATGGTGTGGCTTCTGCAATGTGGCTCTGCATTGGCTTAATACAG ATTATATTTTTCACAGTATTCCATGAACGCTTTATTGAAGACAAGATTCGCCAGTTTGTGGATCTGTGCTCCATCAGCAAT GTCTCAGTGCTGCTGCTGTCTCATCGATGTTTTGGCTACTACATTCATGGACGTTCTGTTCATGGTCATGCTGACACTAACATGGATGAGATGAATACAAACCTGAAGAGGGAGGCG GAGAATCTGTGTGGCCAAAGGGGACTTTTGCCGAACTCAGACACACAGACGTTTCAGATTTCAATAACCAACCGCCTGCGAGCACAATATGACCGGATAATTGAGCCAATCAGCAGG ACATTTTTTCCCAAG AGACGTGGCCCCTCAAGGTTGGTGGATGCTTCAGCCAATCCATGTGAGCTGAGCACAAAAGCTTACCATACGATGAACCGATTCCTAGGCTCTGTCATTGATCAT GCACATCGTGAGATGGATTACATAGTGAAAGATAAGCTGCTATTTGAGAGACTTATCGGTATGGAGTTTATAGAGCCactggataaaagcatcttctataatg ACGATTCTCATTCATTCTCTGACGTCCTCTTTTATGGTAACGAGGCTGTGCTGTTGATCTTCGACACCCTCTTTTTCTGTGTTGTGGATCTGGGCAGTCAGAACTTTATTCTCGCGGCTGTGTTAACATACCTCCAGCAGCTG GTCTTCAGATTGATACGAAATGGAATGGGCCGCAGGAACCTAGCTAGCAAAACTCTGGTTGACAAACGGTTTCTCATCTAG